A region from the Cervus elaphus chromosome 10, mCerEla1.1, whole genome shotgun sequence genome encodes:
- the EEF2KMT gene encoding protein-lysine N-methyltransferase EEF2KMT: MAPEERADAARLLRGFERRFLAARALRSFPWQSLEEKLRDSSGSELLLDILQKTVKHPLCVKHPPSVKYVRSFLSELIRKHEAAHTEPSDELYQALAEVLTAEEPTHCHRSYLLPSGDSVTLCESTAIVSHGTTGLVTWNAALYLAEWAVENPAVFAHRTALELGSGAGLTGLAICKACRPSAYVFSDCHSRVLEQLRGNVLLNGFSLAPGTDARAQHPGPRTPEAERPRVTVARLDWDTVTAPQLAAFQPDVVLAADVLYCPETVLSLVGVLRKLSACRKDQRAPDAYVAFTIRNPETCQLFTTELGRAGILWEEVPRHDQKLFPYEEHSEMAILKLTL, from the exons ATGGCGCCGGAGGAGAGAGCGGATGCCGCGCGCCTGCTGCGGGGTTTCGAGCGCCGCTTCTTGGCGGCGCGCGCACTGCGCTCCTTCCCCTGGCAG AGCCTAGAAGAGAAACTAAGGGACTCGTCAGGCTCTGAGCTGCTGCTGGATATTTTGCAGAAG ACCGTGAAGCACCCTCTGTGTGTGAAGCACCCACCATCAGTGAAGTATGTCCGGAGCTTTCTCTCCGAGCTCATCAGAAAG CACGAGGCTGCCCACACAGAACCATCGGATGAGCTGTACCAGGCGCTGGCGGAGGTCCTGACGGCCGAGGAGCCCACCCACTGCCACCGGAGCTATCTGCTG CCTTCAGGTGACTCGGTCACCCTCTGCGAGAGCACCGCCATCGTGTCCCATGGGACCACTGGCCTGGTCACGTGGAACGCCGCGCTCTACCTGGCCGAGTGGGCCGTGGAGAACCCAGCGGTGTTCGCTCACAG gacGGCCTTAGAGCTGGGCAGCGGGGCCGGCCTCACGGGCCTGGCCATTTGCAAGGCATGCCGGCCCAGTGCGTACGTCTTCAGCGACTGTCACAGCCGCGTCCTGGAGCAGCTGCGAGGGAACGTCCTTCTCAATGGCTTCTCGTTGGCGCCAGGCACAGATGCCCGGGCGCAGCACCCGGGACCCCGTACCCCCGAGGCAGAGCGCCCCCGGGTGACGGTGGCCCGGCTGGACTGGGACACAGTGACGGCGCCGCAGCTCGCAGCCTTCCAGCCGGATGTCGTCCTTGCCGCAG ACGTACTGTATTGTCCTGAAACGGTCCTCTCCCTGGTCGGGGTCCTGCGGAAGCTCTCAGCCTGCCGGAAGGACCAGCGGGCTCCTGATGCCTACGTTGCCTTCACCATCCGCAACCCGGAGACGTGCCAGCTATTCACCACGGAGCTGG